Within Legionella birminghamensis, the genomic segment TGAACATTTGCTTGAAACGCAGCAGAAAATTATTGAAAGTTTGGCTGCGAATCAATAAGACTGTAGTGCTGATGAGCACCCCGTTTTGCAAACCTAGTATCCACACAAATGTATCTGAAATAAAGCTATCGAATCCCCGGGCTGAATCGCTCACAGACTCGCAAAGACGGTTGCAGCAGCGTATAATGAGTCTTTTCCCAACGGTTAAATACGCTTTGTTCCAATTTAAAACCTTCCTCTCATTGATCAGCCAGGCCTGGAAATCCTATGAGGCTTGCCGTAAAACACTTTGGTGGCCATTTGCTTTTCTGTTACTCACACCCCTTGCTGCATTGATTCTTGCTTTTATTGTTCCCGGATTTATCGCCAAAATGGGATTCATTTCTGATCATTTTATGGATAGCAAAATTTATCTGTTTTTGCTGCTGCTCTTGTTTTTCGCGGTAGGCGGCAGGTTTGTGCATGCCTGTAATTGGGTATCCCGGAAGCATATTGAAAAAGAGACTATTGATGAGAACACCGGCTTTGTCCGTTTCGGAATAGCCTGGCAAGCGACCCTGCTTGTCGCATTATGCTCCCTGCTAACCAGCATAGGTTTTGCCCTTTCCTCTCTTTTAGGGATTGCGCTCTGGTTTGTTTTTCTATTGGCCGCGAATGCGGTCACTGAGCCGGCTGCTTCTTTTAAATCTTTCTGGAATAGCCATTTAAATTTATACAAAAATCATTATGGAAAAATCATTGCAATGGGCTTGACCCGTATTCTGGTTTTAATTGTATTTTTAAGTCCTCTAATCATTTTCAGTTTCACCCTGCATGCGTCCCCCACTCTGCGTTTCCTGACGGGCTTGGTTGCATTCCCCCTGATGGTTTATTTACTAATTCGCCTTATTCCTTTTTATATCTTTCTCCCCAGTTACTTCTACAATAACCTGCTAAGGTCTTAATCGAATTCCGTCATGGAATTCGATTCTAAGCTTTGCGCATTCTTAACTCACAGTTTCCAAAATTAAAACTATACTTAGGTTGTGTGGAAAAAACTTTAATAAAAAGGATTCATTATGAAGATACAAGTGCATAGTTTTTCTAAAGTTTTAGGCCCTATCGCCTTTGCTGCTCTCCTGATGTTGGGTGTCGGCTATTTTTCAAACGCTGAAGCAGCACAGGGATGCGGGTTTGGAAATCATATGAATTACTGGGGAAGATGTGTACCCAATGCACCCGGCCCATGGGCAAGACCAGCGCCTGGCAGACCTGATTGCTGGATTAATGATCATGGGAATTTGCGCTGTTACCGGTAAACCTTAATAGACGTGCTATTC encodes:
- a CDS encoding GCG_CRPN prefix-to-repeats domain-containing protein: MKIQVHSFSKVLGPIAFAALLMLGVGYFSNAEAAQGCGFGNHMNYWGRCVPNAPGPWARPAPGRPDCWINDHGNLRCYR